One genomic region from Leptospira montravelensis encodes:
- the flgG gene encoding flagellar basal-body rod protein FlgG, producing the protein MMRSLWTGATGMIAQQFHIDTVANNLANVNTTGFKKNRVDFEDLVYQHQVLAGTPATSVSEIPTGVNVGHGVKVAATQKLFEIGSFQATGNKLDLALTGEMAFFKIQMPDGTFSYSRDGSYKIDSNQQVVTSNGYLLEPPIILPENAILNTLMVSEEGEVTVKIGNDIRPTTIGQLELYRFVNPAGLQAVGKNLFRETVASGPEIPGMPSQEGYGSVLQGFLEMSNVKIVEEMVNMIVAQRAYESNSKTIQTSDNMLSTAIGLKR; encoded by the coding sequence ATGATGCGATCCCTTTGGACCGGTGCTACCGGGATGATTGCCCAACAATTCCATATTGATACGGTTGCCAACAACTTGGCCAACGTAAACACCACAGGTTTCAAAAAGAATCGTGTGGACTTCGAAGATTTAGTGTACCAACACCAAGTGCTTGCGGGAACTCCAGCCACCTCTGTTTCCGAAATTCCTACTGGTGTGAATGTGGGCCATGGGGTAAAAGTCGCCGCCACACAGAAGTTATTCGAGATTGGATCTTTCCAAGCCACAGGAAACAAACTAGACCTAGCCCTAACAGGTGAAATGGCTTTTTTTAAAATCCAAATGCCAGACGGAACTTTCTCTTATTCAAGAGACGGATCTTACAAAATTGATTCCAACCAACAAGTGGTGACCTCTAACGGTTACTTACTCGAACCACCAATCATTTTACCAGAAAACGCAATCCTAAATACCCTTATGGTTTCGGAAGAGGGAGAAGTTACCGTTAAAATCGGCAATGACATTCGTCCCACAACCATCGGCCAATTGGAACTCTACCGATTTGTAAACCCAGCCGGACTCCAAGCTGTAGGGAAAAACTTGTTCCGTGAAACTGTGGCATCTGGTCCTGAAATTCCAGGTATGCCTTCCCAAGAAGGGTATGGTAGTGTTTTACAAGGTTTCTTGGAAATGAGTAACGTAAAGATCGTAGAAGAGATGGTGAATATGATTGTGGCACAAAGGGCCTACGAATCGAATTCCAAAACCATCCAAACCTCGGATAACATGCTTTCTACGGCCATTGGTTTGAAACGTTAA
- the dut gene encoding dUTP diphosphatase: MKLPEIHIQILKEGAVVPEYKTSGSAGMDLSVCLSENLILPKGEVVFVPTGLAMAIPEGYEGQIRPRSGFSTKNRIMMPNTPGTIDSDYRGEILIPLLNLSGADFVLEPGTRVAQIVFQAVAQLPIQVVTELSATERGTGGFGSTGK, from the coding sequence ATGAAATTACCTGAAATTCATATTCAGATTTTAAAAGAGGGAGCAGTGGTCCCTGAATACAAAACCTCTGGTTCTGCAGGAATGGATTTGTCGGTTTGCCTTTCTGAAAACCTCATCCTGCCGAAAGGGGAAGTGGTCTTTGTTCCTACAGGACTTGCCATGGCGATCCCGGAAGGATACGAAGGCCAAATTCGACCAAGGAGTGGATTTTCCACAAAGAACCGAATTATGATGCCAAATACCCCAGGAACCATCGATTCTGATTACCGGGGAGAAATTCTCATTCCACTACTGAACTTGAGTGGGGCCGACTTTGTTTTGGAGCCCGGAACTCGGGTGGCCCAAATTGTCTTCCAAGCAGTGGCACAGCTTCCAATCCAAGTGGTAACAGAACTTTCTGCCACAGAAAGGGGAACCGGCGGGTTTGGAAGCACTGGAAAATAA
- a CDS encoding M16 family metallopeptidase has protein sequence MASVIECKRTVLPNGLTVLFQPMKHASSMGVGVFLKQGSLAETNSEHGYFHFLEHMLFKDTKTRTSKEIAESIERVGGILNGSTGREYTQYYVVAIKNQAELAFEILSDMLFRPLFRKEDIQTEKGVIMEEMRSYEDAPDDFVYDYYFRNIFGKSPYGRDIIGTKKSVTGVSEKSIRTFFEKHYFPKNMVISVSGNFTWEKILDLTNKYFSFENPKGKNPTELIIPAPKKSYSKHLERRKIEQFHIMLGVNGNKRDYRTVTVSQLISTILGGGMASRLFQNIREKEGLCYSIYSFPSYYKTTGLFSISSATSKEKAARCVELILKELESISKNGFSKSELADAKSNQMGSIAIGYELPENRMNNIGLQEIYYGKYFSLEDRMKSIKSVTLEEINESAKQLFDLKKVHLSCVGDMSESQFSKIPTQFGG, from the coding sequence ATGGCATCCGTCATCGAGTGTAAACGAACCGTTTTACCCAATGGGTTAACGGTTCTCTTCCAACCTATGAAACACGCATCCTCTATGGGGGTGGGTGTTTTTTTAAAACAAGGCAGTCTTGCCGAAACCAATTCAGAACATGGATACTTTCACTTTTTAGAGCATATGCTCTTTAAAGACACAAAAACACGTACAAGTAAAGAAATTGCTGAATCCATCGAAAGAGTGGGTGGAATTTTAAATGGTTCCACTGGCCGTGAATACACTCAGTACTACGTAGTTGCTATCAAAAACCAAGCGGAACTCGCTTTTGAAATTCTTTCTGATATGCTCTTTCGTCCTCTCTTTCGTAAAGAAGACATCCAAACAGAGAAGGGTGTCATTATGGAAGAGATGCGTTCTTACGAAGACGCCCCCGATGATTTTGTTTATGATTATTATTTTCGTAACATCTTCGGGAAGTCACCTTACGGCCGTGATATCATTGGAACCAAAAAATCGGTCACTGGGGTCAGTGAAAAATCCATACGGACTTTTTTTGAAAAACACTATTTCCCTAAAAATATGGTGATTTCCGTATCTGGAAATTTCACTTGGGAAAAAATCTTAGACCTAACAAACAAATATTTTTCTTTTGAAAATCCTAAGGGCAAAAATCCTACAGAACTTATCATTCCAGCACCTAAAAAAAGTTATTCGAAACATTTGGAACGCCGTAAAATCGAACAGTTCCATATCATGCTTGGTGTGAATGGAAACAAAAGGGATTACCGAACGGTGACTGTCTCCCAACTCATCTCTACGATTCTTGGTGGGGGAATGGCATCTAGGCTTTTCCAAAACATCAGAGAAAAAGAAGGACTATGTTATAGCATTTATAGTTTCCCTTCGTATTACAAAACCACAGGATTATTTTCTATTTCTTCTGCGACATCTAAAGAAAAGGCAGCTCGTTGTGTGGAACTCATTCTAAAGGAACTGGAAAGTATATCCAAAAATGGATTTTCCAAATCGGAACTTGCGGATGCAAAGTCCAACCAAATGGGTTCGATTGCCATTGGGTATGAACTTCCCGAAAACCGAATGAATAATATTGGTCTCCAAGAAATCTACTATGGAAAGTATTTTTCTTTGGAAGACCGAATGAAATCCATCAAGTCAGTGACCTTAGAGGAAATCAATGAATCCGCAAAACAATTGTTTGATTTAAAAAAAGTTCATTTGTCTTGTGTGGGTGATATGTCAGAATCTCAGTTTTCCAAAATTCCTACGCAGTTTGGTGGTTAG
- the pnp gene encoding polyribonucleotide nucleotidyltransferase has protein sequence MATEFTGSWGRDSITIETGKWAKQAHGSVVYKTGNLVLLATVCAADEPKEGQDFFPLTCEYTEKAYSVGRFPGGYFKREAKPAEHEVLLSRILDRPIRPMFPEGYFSEVQLLVQVLSADKQVSVQGHAINAASAALSVSSIPFAGPIAGARIGRIGGEFILNPTNEEITKSDLDLVVAGTKDAIVMIEGEANEISKEDMMAALRFAQEQLKVAVAMQEELAKKNGTVKKEVVLKAPDKDLHTKIREFAFDRLTAANKNADKAKRNDDIKAINKETVEHFKTLLAPEDKTKDIKHYLHELEYEVVRELVLGEGIRFDGRKTNEIRQISCEIDVLPGPHGSAVFTRGQTQSLGVMTLGTTSDNQRYETLEGSKEKNFMLHYNFPAFSVGEVRRNSGPGRREIGHGNLAERAIKKVLPTQTDFPYVIRLVSEILESNGSSSMASVCSGTLALMAGGVPISGPVSGIAMGLFSDEKGRFAVLSDIAGIEDHFGDMDFKLAGTKKGITAFQMDLKVNGLGLEVLQKAIEQAEVGRDHILGEMNKAISSVKGNLSLNAPRITQKQIPKDRIGELIGPGGKMIRAIIEQSGSEISVDDTGKVTIASPSEESKAKAIAMIDGIFEEIEVGKIYDGVIKRIADFGAFVEILPGKEGLCHISKLDVKRVQSVRDIVSEGDKIQVKVISVDKMGKIDLSRKDVLLDN, from the coding sequence ATGGCTACAGAGTTCACTGGTTCTTGGGGTAGAGACTCTATCACCATTGAGACCGGCAAGTGGGCGAAACAAGCTCACGGGTCGGTTGTATACAAAACCGGAAATTTGGTCCTGCTTGCTACTGTTTGTGCAGCTGACGAACCAAAAGAAGGACAAGATTTTTTCCCTCTCACTTGCGAATACACGGAGAAAGCTTACTCGGTAGGTCGTTTTCCTGGCGGTTACTTCAAACGGGAAGCAAAACCGGCAGAACATGAAGTTCTTCTTTCTAGAATTTTAGATCGTCCCATTCGCCCTATGTTTCCTGAAGGATACTTCTCTGAAGTACAACTTCTAGTCCAAGTTTTATCTGCTGACAAACAAGTATCTGTCCAAGGCCATGCAATTAACGCAGCTTCGGCGGCACTTTCTGTTTCTTCCATTCCTTTTGCAGGCCCTATCGCTGGTGCTCGTATCGGTCGAATTGGTGGTGAGTTTATCTTAAACCCAACGAACGAAGAAATTACAAAATCAGATTTGGATTTGGTAGTTGCGGGAACTAAAGATGCCATCGTTATGATCGAAGGGGAAGCAAACGAAATCTCCAAAGAAGATATGATGGCTGCCCTTCGTTTTGCCCAAGAACAGTTGAAAGTGGCTGTGGCAATGCAAGAAGAGTTGGCTAAGAAAAATGGAACTGTCAAAAAGGAAGTTGTATTAAAAGCTCCTGATAAAGACCTCCATACAAAGATTCGTGAGTTCGCGTTTGATCGTTTGACTGCTGCTAACAAAAATGCAGACAAAGCAAAACGTAACGATGACATCAAAGCTATCAACAAAGAAACAGTAGAACATTTTAAAACTCTACTGGCTCCTGAAGACAAAACAAAAGATATCAAACATTATTTACATGAATTAGAATATGAAGTGGTCCGCGAACTTGTGCTAGGCGAAGGGATTCGTTTTGACGGTCGGAAAACCAATGAAATTCGTCAAATTTCTTGTGAGATCGATGTGCTACCTGGACCTCATGGTTCGGCTGTTTTCACTCGTGGACAAACCCAATCTCTTGGAGTCATGACTCTTGGAACCACTTCCGACAACCAAAGATACGAAACTTTGGAAGGTTCGAAAGAGAAGAACTTTATGTTGCACTATAATTTCCCAGCATTTTCTGTGGGAGAAGTGCGACGTAACTCAGGTCCTGGTCGCCGTGAAATCGGTCATGGAAACTTAGCAGAACGTGCCATTAAAAAAGTCCTTCCTACGCAAACTGACTTTCCTTATGTGATTCGTCTTGTTTCTGAAATTTTAGAATCGAATGGATCATCCTCAATGGCTTCCGTTTGTTCGGGAACCTTAGCCCTTATGGCTGGGGGAGTTCCGATTTCTGGCCCTGTGTCTGGAATTGCTATGGGTCTTTTCAGTGATGAAAAGGGTCGATTTGCCGTTCTTTCTGACATTGCAGGAATCGAAGATCATTTTGGGGATATGGATTTCAAACTCGCAGGAACTAAAAAAGGAATCACAGCTTTCCAAATGGACCTGAAAGTCAATGGTCTAGGACTCGAAGTTTTACAAAAAGCCATCGAACAAGCAGAAGTAGGTCGTGACCATATCCTTGGTGAAATGAACAAAGCGATTTCTTCTGTGAAAGGTAATTTGAGCCTCAATGCACCACGCATCACTCAAAAACAAATTCCAAAAGATCGAATTGGTGAACTCATCGGTCCAGGTGGAAAAATGATCCGTGCGATCATAGAACAATCTGGATCTGAAATTTCAGTGGATGATACTGGTAAGGTTACTATTGCTTCTCCTAGTGAAGAGTCAAAGGCGAAAGCCATTGCCATGATCGATGGAATCTTTGAAGAAATCGAAGTTGGTAAAATCTATGATGGTGTCATCAAACGAATTGCTGATTTTGGTGCCTTTGTGGAAATTCTTCCTGGTAAAGAAGGTCTCTGTCATATCTCTAAACTGGATGTGAAACGAGTGCAATCGGTTCGTGATATTGTTTCCGAAGGGGACAAAATCCAGGTAAAGGTTATTTCCGTTGATAAAATGGGAAAAATTGACCTTTCTCGCAAGGATGTTCTTTTAGACAACTAA
- the rpsO gene encoding 30S ribosomal protein S15 yields the protein MITKEQKQQIIATFGSKPNDTGSAEVQIALLDSRIKDLTEHFKANKKDFHSRRGLIAMVNQRKSLLEYLKKSNVESYKKLIEKLGLRK from the coding sequence ATGATCACAAAAGAACAAAAACAGCAGATCATTGCTACATTCGGTAGCAAACCAAACGACACAGGTTCTGCAGAAGTACAAATCGCTCTTCTCGACTCTCGAATCAAAGACCTTACTGAGCATTTCAAAGCTAACAAGAAGGACTTTCACTCTCGCCGCGGTCTTATCGCAATGGTGAACCAGAGAAAGAGTTTGTTGGAATATTTGAAAAAATCCAACGTTGAAAGTTATAAAAAGCTGATTGAAAAACTCGGCCTTAGGAAGTAA
- the truB gene encoding tRNA pseudouridine(55) synthase TruB → MSKPYHSGFLFVYKPPGITSSDLVLKTKRILGQKSVGHTGTLDRFAEGLLILPCGDYTAFSQVFLGKDKTYLAEVIVGLRTDSGDPDGVVEVDNRESAKKKFSTEFPMQRLDAELQSLTIQKTQKAPKISALKVGGKRQSDLFREGTVVEEKERAITIHSVRDIQRTEEGFSFRIHVSSGTYIRKIILDLSEKWGIPLSLGKLVRESIGDYDLNGVKILDHISDKDLKNWKEVFPLPTRIVDETEKKAVIHGGYIWDKLPKPVENGFYIVDADEKTILAWCDYEGKPDHIPYRYRKVFFDPSAKIMFSK, encoded by the coding sequence ATGTCTAAACCCTATCATTCTGGATTTTTATTTGTTTATAAACCACCTGGAATCACAAGTTCCGATTTGGTTTTAAAAACCAAACGGATCTTAGGTCAAAAGTCTGTTGGCCATACGGGAACCCTTGACCGGTTTGCAGAAGGACTCCTCATTTTACCTTGTGGGGACTATACTGCGTTTTCCCAAGTATTTCTCGGAAAAGATAAAACATATCTGGCCGAGGTGATTGTGGGACTTCGTACTGATTCGGGTGACCCGGATGGGGTTGTGGAAGTAGACAATAGGGAATCCGCAAAGAAAAAATTTTCTACTGAATTTCCCATGCAAAGATTGGATGCGGAACTACAATCTCTTACCATTCAAAAGACACAAAAAGCCCCGAAAATCTCAGCACTCAAAGTCGGAGGAAAACGTCAGTCCGACCTTTTTCGAGAAGGGACAGTGGTAGAAGAAAAGGAACGGGCCATAACCATCCATTCCGTAAGGGACATCCAAAGGACAGAAGAGGGGTTTTCTTTCCGTATCCATGTAAGTTCTGGAACCTATATCCGCAAAATCATCTTAGACCTTTCTGAAAAATGGGGAATTCCTCTTTCTCTAGGGAAACTCGTCCGGGAATCCATTGGGGATTACGATTTGAACGGGGTGAAGATTCTCGACCATATTTCTGACAAGGACCTCAAGAATTGGAAAGAAGTGTTCCCACTTCCCACACGCATTGTGGATGAAACAGAAAAAAAAGCCGTGATCCACGGAGGATACATCTGGGACAAACTTCCGAAACCAGTGGAAAATGGTTTTTATATCGTAGACGCAGACGAAAAAACAATCCTTGCCTGGTGTGATTATGAAGGAAAACCGGACCACATACCTTACCGATACCGAAAAGTATTTTTTGATCCTTCTGCAAAAATTATGTTTTCTAAATGA
- the rbfA gene encoding 30S ribosome-binding factor RbfA has protein sequence MNPIRMKKLESEIIRLISTAILEGKVKDPRVFLPSFHRIEISEDLKYAKVYFTALCNNNERKKLTQGLVSCAGFLSSLVGKNLHLHTNPKFSFVWDNNYIKSLEVNRLIDESAPKTLFEELHPDQSESNTDSEDDSETDISSPSQTKTDGDGINQE, from the coding sequence ATGAATCCTATTCGAATGAAAAAACTCGAATCGGAGATCATTCGCCTTATCTCCACTGCCATTTTGGAAGGAAAGGTAAAAGACCCTAGGGTCTTTTTGCCGAGTTTCCACCGAATCGAAATTAGTGAAGACTTAAAGTATGCGAAAGTATACTTTACAGCACTTTGTAATAACAACGAAAGAAAAAAGCTAACACAAGGGCTTGTCTCCTGTGCTGGTTTTTTATCTTCTCTTGTAGGTAAAAATTTACACTTACATACTAATCCAAAATTTAGTTTTGTCTGGGATAATAATTACATCAAAAGTTTGGAAGTGAATCGTCTGATTGATGAATCAGCTCCCAAAACTCTTTTTGAAGAACTCCATCCAGACCAGTCCGAATCAAATACGGATTCAGAAGATGATTCGGAAACGGATATTTCATCTCCATCCCAAACAAAAACTGACGGTGATGGAATTAACCAAGAGTAA
- the infB gene encoding translation initiation factor IF-2: MEEQKSIKETLQQGASGDKTKKKLVIKKKAAPADEKKESSANTQAQESAKPVSTPTPASDKKKDLNELIREEAKRQGLGSGPQAPSQASPIVSRPERKPEPQPERPPMDRKPESILSGDTSSPNYRSGGPGQGGQQGGGNQGYFRKEDRNPIVSRPTTPRPQRPEGQSGGYQGNRGPGQGGGGYQGNRGPGQGGGGYQGNRGPGQGGGGYQGNRGPGQGGPGGYQGNRGPGQGGPGGYQGNRGPGQGGPGGYQGNRGARPIGQGGPGSGAGRPPGDAPFGAPGGPPGAGGASGAKKKVFDKEKGGREENENTKFFKQSFRKQKAQAAALAAVPKEISILENIQVGEIAKKLNLKPGEVISKLMKMGMMVTINNVIDAETASILADDYGCKVKIVSLYDETVIEEEKDAPEDYITRPPVVTIMGHVDHGKTKLLDTIRSSRVAEGESGGITQHIGAYQVETERGKIAFLDTPGHEAFTSMRARGASVTDIVVLVVAADDGVMPQTIEAINHAKEAEVPIIVAVNKIDLPAANPEKVRQELSNYGLQPEEWGGTTIFCDISAKSNIGIDKLLEMLIIQAELLDHKANPKRKAKGTIVEAKLDPGRGAVATVLIQNGTLRVGDAFVAGVHAGRVRAMYDDLGRSIKEAGPSFPALVTGLDGVPDAGAPFDVVVDDKEARTISHSRQDYERLGQSKNAATRVTLDNMSEIIKQGALKELKVIIKADVRGSTEAVKEALEKLSTVDVRLNVIHAGTGAIVDSDIILASASNAIVIGFHTRANPKTVSLAEKEKVEIKYYSIIYDVVNEVKASMEGMLEPEKVENIIGKVEIRDVFKISKVGNIAGCMVKSGKVTKQAYVRVVSSETGEITWEGKIKNLKRMKDDVADVLTGFECGILLDGFNDFSVGDEIEAYEIREIARKL; the protein is encoded by the coding sequence ATGGAAGAGCAAAAATCGATTAAAGAAACCCTCCAGCAGGGAGCCAGTGGTGACAAAACCAAGAAGAAGCTTGTCATCAAGAAAAAAGCGGCGCCTGCAGATGAGAAAAAAGAATCCAGTGCGAACACGCAAGCGCAAGAATCAGCAAAACCTGTTTCTACGCCTACACCTGCTTCGGACAAAAAGAAGGATTTGAATGAACTCATTCGTGAGGAAGCCAAAAGACAGGGACTCGGTTCCGGTCCGCAAGCTCCTTCCCAAGCATCACCGATTGTGTCCCGGCCAGAAAGAAAACCGGAACCACAACCAGAAAGACCTCCGATGGATCGTAAACCTGAATCCATCCTCTCCGGTGATACTTCTTCCCCTAACTACCGTTCCGGTGGACCTGGCCAAGGTGGCCAACAAGGGGGAGGAAACCAAGGTTATTTTAGAAAAGAAGATCGTAACCCTATCGTTTCGCGTCCTACGACTCCGCGTCCACAAAGACCGGAAGGCCAAAGCGGTGGATACCAAGGGAATCGCGGGCCTGGACAAGGCGGCGGTGGATACCAAGGAAACCGTGGACCTGGCCAAGGTGGCGGTGGATACCAAGGAAACCGTGGACCTGGACAAGGCGGCGGTGGTTACCAAGGAAATCGTGGACCTGGACAAGGTGGCCCTGGTGGATACCAAGGAAATCGTGGACCTGGACAAGGCGGCCCTGGTGGTTACCAAGGAAATCGTGGACCTGGACAAGGCGGCCCTGGTGGTTACCAAGGAAACCGTGGAGCTAGACCCATCGGACAAGGTGGACCTGGAAGTGGCGCAGGAAGACCTCCTGGCGATGCTCCGTTTGGTGCACCCGGTGGACCTCCTGGTGCAGGCGGTGCCAGTGGTGCCAAAAAGAAAGTATTCGATAAAGAAAAGGGCGGGAGAGAAGAAAACGAAAACACTAAGTTTTTCAAACAATCTTTCCGCAAACAAAAGGCGCAAGCTGCAGCTTTAGCGGCCGTTCCTAAAGAAATCTCCATTTTGGAAAACATCCAAGTGGGAGAGATCGCTAAAAAACTGAATTTAAAACCTGGTGAAGTCATCAGTAAACTCATGAAAATGGGGATGATGGTAACTATCAATAATGTGATTGATGCAGAAACAGCATCCATCCTTGCAGATGATTATGGTTGTAAGGTGAAGATTGTTTCCCTTTACGATGAAACTGTCATCGAAGAAGAAAAGGATGCACCAGAAGACTATATCACTCGTCCTCCTGTGGTTACCATCATGGGTCACGTGGATCATGGTAAAACCAAACTTTTGGATACCATTCGGTCTTCCCGAGTGGCAGAAGGGGAATCTGGCGGGATCACTCAGCACATTGGCGCTTACCAAGTAGAAACAGAACGCGGAAAAATCGCCTTCCTAGATACACCTGGTCACGAAGCCTTCACTTCGATGAGAGCACGTGGTGCCTCTGTCACTGATATTGTGGTTCTAGTAGTTGCTGCTGATGATGGGGTGATGCCTCAAACGATTGAAGCGATCAACCACGCCAAAGAAGCAGAAGTACCAATCATCGTTGCAGTCAACAAAATTGATTTACCAGCTGCGAATCCCGAAAAGGTAAGACAGGAACTCTCAAACTACGGATTACAACCGGAAGAATGGGGTGGAACTACCATCTTCTGTGATATCTCTGCTAAGAGTAATATTGGAATTGATAAACTACTTGAGATGTTAATCATCCAAGCAGAATTACTGGATCACAAAGCCAATCCAAAACGAAAAGCAAAAGGAACCATTGTAGAAGCAAAACTCGATCCAGGTCGTGGTGCTGTGGCTACGGTTCTCATCCAAAACGGAACTCTTCGTGTGGGTGATGCCTTTGTTGCGGGAGTTCATGCCGGTCGTGTGCGGGCTATGTATGACGACCTTGGACGTTCGATCAAAGAAGCAGGACCATCTTTTCCTGCTCTTGTGACAGGACTTGATGGAGTACCAGATGCAGGAGCTCCTTTTGATGTGGTTGTGGATGACAAAGAAGCAAGAACCATCTCTCATAGCCGTCAAGATTATGAAAGACTAGGCCAATCGAAAAATGCTGCCACTCGTGTGACACTAGACAATATGAGTGAGATCATCAAACAAGGTGCTCTCAAAGAACTCAAAGTCATCATCAAAGCAGACGTTCGTGGATCTACAGAAGCGGTAAAAGAAGCTCTCGAAAAACTTTCGACTGTTGACGTTCGCCTCAATGTAATCCATGCAGGAACGGGTGCCATTGTCGATTCCGATATCATTTTGGCATCGGCATCGAATGCAATCGTGATTGGTTTCCATACTCGTGCGAATCCAAAAACGGTTTCCCTAGCGGAGAAAGAAAAAGTCGAAATCAAATACTACAGTATCATCTACGATGTAGTGAACGAAGTAAAAGCTTCTATGGAAGGAATGCTCGAACCGGAAAAAGTGGAAAACATCATTGGTAAAGTTGAGATCAGAGATGTATTCAAAATTTCCAAAGTGGGGAACATCGCGGGTTGTATGGTGAAGTCTGGTAAAGTGACTAAACAAGCCTATGTCCGTGTTGTTTCTAGCGAAACCGGTGAAATCACTTGGGAAGGTAAGATCAAAAACCTCAAACGTATGAAAGACGATGTGGCTGATGTTCTCACTGGATTTGAGTGTGGTATCTTACTCGATGGATTCAATGACTTCTCTGTGGGTGATGAAATCGAAGCATACGAGATTCGCGAGATTGCTCGTAAACTGTAA
- the nusA gene encoding transcription termination factor NusA produces MATKQATKETGLFEAIQQFCQDKSLDRELVLGVIRDSLLAAYRKKVGLEAETDDRCQVDFGSDNKNEIIISVLRDVVEDKTTNPLEISLEDAQKLDPKAEVGTQIRVFEKPQDLSRVLSSQAKQMVFQRLRDMEKELLYQEYKSKEGELTHGYFQRWKKDIMSIDLGKVEGIMLKKDQNPGEKYRQGDRLKAIISRVELRPREPMPVITLSRASGDFVKKLFEMEIPEVYDGIVEIRDVARIPSYRTKVVVTTSKSDVDPVGACVGMKGVRIQAIVRELGNERIDIVLHSDEPSVFIANAISPAKPVEVHVDRKRGDALVIVPDESLSLAIGINGSNVKLVSQLSGFKIDIKTVSQYNQELASPEAREKLDRLFNAQQEAMEESEDQYEDASEEGDEDSEFTPLSEVPGLTPRIVGLLEAGGIKNVETLLEFSQEELSKISGIGKTTAEQILRLLRESIEWVEEG; encoded by the coding sequence ATGGCGACAAAACAAGCAACGAAAGAAACTGGGCTATTCGAAGCCATCCAACAATTCTGTCAGGACAAATCTCTTGATAGAGAACTCGTACTCGGTGTCATCCGAGACTCCCTTCTTGCCGCCTATCGCAAAAAAGTCGGTTTGGAAGCGGAAACGGATGACCGTTGCCAAGTAGACTTTGGATCCGACAACAAAAACGAAATCATCATCTCCGTATTACGCGATGTGGTAGAAGATAAAACAACAAACCCTCTAGAGATCTCTTTAGAAGACGCACAAAAATTGGACCCAAAAGCAGAAGTGGGAACCCAAATCAGAGTGTTTGAAAAACCACAAGACCTTTCTCGGGTTCTTTCCAGCCAAGCAAAACAAATGGTATTCCAACGTTTGCGAGATATGGAAAAAGAATTACTCTACCAAGAGTATAAATCCAAAGAAGGGGAACTCACTCACGGTTATTTCCAACGTTGGAAAAAAGACATCATGTCCATCGACCTAGGAAAGGTAGAAGGGATCATGCTAAAAAAAGACCAAAACCCTGGGGAAAAATACCGCCAAGGGGATCGTCTGAAAGCCATTATTTCTCGTGTGGAACTAAGACCCCGCGAGCCAATGCCTGTGATCACACTCTCTCGTGCTTCGGGTGACTTTGTGAAAAAACTTTTCGAAATGGAAATTCCAGAAGTATACGATGGGATTGTCGAAATCAGAGATGTGGCACGTATTCCGTCTTACCGAACAAAGGTGGTTGTGACTACAAGTAAGTCCGATGTAGACCCAGTGGGTGCTTGCGTAGGAATGAAAGGGGTTCGTATCCAAGCCATTGTTCGGGAACTTGGAAATGAAAGAATTGATATTGTCCTTCATTCGGATGAACCAAGTGTATTCATTGCCAATGCGATCTCACCGGCAAAACCTGTGGAAGTGCATGTGGACAGAAAAAGAGGAGATGCTCTTGTCATCGTTCCCGATGAATCTCTCTCTCTTGCGATCGGAATCAACGGATCCAACGTAAAACTGGTATCCCAACTTTCCGGTTTCAAAATCGACATCAAAACAGTATCCCAATACAACCAAGAACTAGCTTCACCAGAAGCTCGTGAAAAACTAGATCGACTCTTCAATGCCCAACAAGAAGCAATGGAAGAATCAGAAGACCAATATGAAGATGCTTCAGAAGAAGGTGATGAGGACTCTGAGTTCACTCCACTTTCTGAAGTTCCTGGTCTTACCCCAAGGATCGTTGGCCTTCTCGAAGCCGGCGGGATCAAAAATGTGGAAACCCTTCTCGAGTTCAGCCAAGAGGAACTTTCGAAAATTTCCGGAATCGGGAAAACGACAGCAGAACAAATTTTACGACTGCTTCGTGAATCTATCGAATGGGTAGAAGAGGGTTAA